The Nerophis ophidion isolate RoL-2023_Sa linkage group LG20, RoL_Noph_v1.0, whole genome shotgun sequence genomic interval taatagtgagagtccagtccatagtggatctaacataatagtgagagttcagtccaaagtggatctaacataatagtgagagtccagtccatagtggctctaacataatagtgagagtcttgtccatagtggatccaacataatagtgagagtcttgtccatagtggatctcgcataatagtgagagtccagtccatagtggatctaacataacagtgacagtccactccatagtgaatctaacataatagtgagagtccagtccatagtggatctaacataatagtgagagtccagtccatagtggatctaacataatagtgagagttcagtccaacgtggatctaacataatagtgagagtccagtccatagtggatctaacataatagtgagagttcagtccatagtggatctaacataatagtgaaagtcttgtccatagtggatccaacataatagtgagagtcttgtccatagtggatctcgcataatagtgagagtccagtccatagtggatccaacataacagtgacagtccagtccatagtgaatctaacataatagtgagagtccagtccatagtggatctaacataatagtgagagtccagtccatagtggatctaacatagtagtgagagtcttgtccatagtggatctcgcataatagtgagagtccagtccatagtggatccaacataacagtgacagtccagtccatagtggatccaacataacagtgacagtccagtccatagtgaatctaacataatagtgagagtcgagtccatagtggatgtaacataatagtgagagtccagtccatactggatctaacataacagtgacagtccagtccatagtggatctaatataatagtgagattacagtccatagtggatctaacataatagtgtgagagtccagtccatagtggatctaacataatagtgagagtccagtccatagtggatcaaacataatattgtgagagtccttccatagtggatctaacataatattgtgagagtccttccatagtggatctaacataatagtgtgggagtccagtccatagtggatctaacataatagtaagagtccagtccatagtggatctaacataatagtgagagtcctgtccatagtggatccaacataatagtgagagtccagtccatagtggatctaacataatagtgagagtcctgtccatagtggatccaacataatagtgagagtccagtccatagtggatctaacataatagtgagagtccagtccatagtagatctaacataatagtgacaatcCAGTCCattgttgatctaacataatagtataagtccagtccatagtggatctaacataacagtgacagtccagtccatagtggatctaacataatagcgagagtccagtccatagtggatcgtacataatagtgaaagtccagtccgtagtggatctacaaAGTTGTATTAAATAGGTGTCGTTGTCCagcaggactgataatcagcatttcccttttcctggcgttgagttgcaaaaagttagcggacatccattgtttaatttcactaAGCcccgcctccagctgactacagtccggcgtgttggtcatctttagggacatgtagagttgggtgtcatcagcatgagagtgaaagctaacaccgtatttgcgtatgatgttacCTAACGACATATTGAAAAAAACTGCTGACGTTTCTGGAATTCTGTGATAGTCGTGTGCTCTTTGTCgcagtacatcactgaaaatatttatttttgaactGCAGTCAAAATGGAGCGTGGCGTCCTCGTGATGATCCTGCTCGCCGCTTGCTCGGCCGCTCCCGTAAGTCTGTCCTCAGAGACCAAAACCTCTCCTTCACCTCCCACAATCTCCCGTTGAAGCCATCTTTTGTGCGTTCCTTCCTCTGCAGGTCGAGCAGAGTCCAAACCAGGAGGTAAGTCTCCGTCAGTCCGAATGGAGCGCCAGAACGTGACAGAGGAGGAACAGGCAGATGATAATTGGTTCCACTGCATGTCTGGAGATGTCTGCTGTCTCTCCAGCAGGTTGCCGCACACGCCCACGAGGCCCTGAGGTGGATGGAGATGTACAGGTTGTACCAGCAGCAGGTTAGCCGGGGGGTTGGGGGTGGAGATCATCGGGTTTGAACGAAAAAGAAAAGTACAACATCTAATAAGTACTCATTTGTTTCCAGGGGATGGTTGCCAACCCCTTTCTTCCTGCTGCAGCAGTTCCCGTAAGATTCTAAACCACTCCATTTCCCCATACAACGGCCTCAAGTCTAAGAGAGTAACGTGAACAAAATGTCGGCTCGACGGCTCGTGGCTTCACTATTTCTTGCAAAGTGACAACGAGCCCGTTTGTTGCTCACCAAAACGTAGATAtggagtcgtggtcaaaagttgacactATGGTTGTCTTGAATTTCCaaacatttctacaactcttaagtttttgtgatagagtgattggagctcatacttggtcacaaaaaacattcatgaagtttggttcttttatggatttatcatgggtcgactgaaaatgtgagcaaagctcctggatcaaaagtatacatacatacatacatcttcaaccgcttatccggaatcgggtcgcggggaaaacagctccagcagagacccccagacttccctctccagagcaacattagcaacgtCCTCCTGGGGAATCCCAAAGTGTTCCCATGCCAGAGAGGGGATGTAATCTCGGTAGGatgtgcaacgaggacctccctagggagacgctcctgaggcatccgcacgagatgcccgaaccacctaagctggttcctttccaagcgaaggagcagcggctctactccaaGTCTCTCTCGGgggacagaacttctcaccctatctctaagggagatgccagccacccatCTGAGGAAaatcatttcggctgcttgtagccgcgatcttattctttcggtcgtgacccacccttcgtgaccataggtgagagtaggaatgtagatagctcggtagaccgagagctttgccttttggCTCAGCTCATTTgctatgtcccttggcaagtttcactgcaataaggcgcttttggtagccatccacaagcttccggcAAGCTTCTGCTTAAATTttagaccactcctcttgacaaaattggtgccccTAACCTAACCTAACCTAACCTAACCTAACCTAACCTAACCTAACCTAACCTAACCTAATCTAACCTATCCAATAACCCCGGAGGGTCGTTGGGGCACCGAAGACGATCTGTTGACCAGCTCTCTCCATCCCTCTCTTTCCTCAGCAGCTCTCATTGCCTCAGTGAGTTTCAGGTGAGTCCATTCTCCGATGTTATCGTCCCATCTTTCCTTTTGTCTCCCTTGTCTCCTGCCACCTTGTATGGTGCCTTGCAGGATGTTTTTTTGCAAGGCCTGAGGATCTGGTGATGTGTCCGTACCACCTCAGTTTCCTCTTTATGACCGTGGTGAGGAAATCATCATGTGGGCCGATGGCTTGGCTGATCTTTTCCCGGACTTCTTCGTTTGTGACATGTTGGGTGTAGGAGATACCCATGAGTCTTCTGTAGCACCTCATCTCCGTGTTCTGAATTCTCTTCTGCAGCTCTGCTGTGAGGGTCCATGTTTGACAGGCGTAAAGGAAGATCGACGTTACAAGTGAGCACTGTAATCTCACCTTTGATGCCAGACAGATTTTTGTGTCTTTCCATACGGGCTTGAGTTTTGCCAGGGCAGCGGTTGTTTGAGGACTTCTGGCAAGAACTTCCCGTTTGGATCCTCCATTGGACACGATTGCACCGAGGTACTTGAAGCTTGACACCGAGTCCAGTGCCTGTCCATTGACTTTGGTGACTGTGGTGCAGTTCAGctcaatttgttggttttctgacatggacttgtttttttatTCTGGGGGGACAGCGTGCCGCTGTTGGGAGAGTttccgtgccagcaacctgagggttcgtgGTTCGATccctaccttctaccaacctcgtcacatctgttgtgtccttaggcaagacactttacccacctgctcccagtgccacccacactggtttttgTTGTtgagtggggcggtatagctcgggtggtagagcggccgtaccagcaacttgagggttgcaggttcgattcccgcttccaccattctagtcactgccgttgtgtccttgggcaaggcactttgcccacctgctcccagtgccacccacactggtttaaatgtaacttagatattgggtttcactatgtaaagcgctttgagtcactagagaaaagcgctatatgaatataattcacttcacaattcacacttgagcaagacccttcacccttgggTCGTTGtcagcaccttgcatggcagctccctccatcagtatgtgaatgtgtgcgtgaatgtgtaaatagtgtcaaagcgctttgagtaccttgaaggtagaaaagcactataccagTATGTGGAtgggggcatggcctgcgggcctgcagcaaagcggggtgtgccaggaccggcctcgaagtcagcgacaggtgcgtagagggcccacctgggccttgttatccaaccacctgtcgctctgtataagcagctactgtgaggagagacggggttggagctggaggggaGCTGGAGTGAGAGTGAGAGCGTGACGGACATGGacaaaaaaagacaattgctggaaaggaaCCTGCTGAACTGacaaaaataaaattgttttgtaACCCTGATCCGGCTCTCATGATggtgattggtggtccgaagaaccccctggagggcaacctctacagagTATAACCCGTATTGAGCattgtcaggactttgagaagtgcattctaaaaccttcattctagcctgattttgacacttttgacatgtgtttggggtcattgtcctgttggaacccccaactttcgggctgatgattttaggttgtcctgaagaatttgtaggtaatcctcctttttcattgtctccttcactctctgtaaagcaccagttccattgacagcaaaacaggcccagaccataatactaccaccaccctgCTTGACGGtagtatggtgttcctgggattaaaggccctaCCTTTTCTGCTCcacacatattgctgggtattgtggccaaacagctcaatttttgtttcctcTGACCACAGAAAATtcatccagaaggtcttatcttcgtccatatgatgtcagatgaaacaaaaatggagctgtttggctacaatatccagcaatgtgtttggaggagaaaaggggaggcctttaatccctgGAACATTGTTACGGCACGTGCACAGTCAGCCTTTCTTTCCTGAGCATGCACCGCAGGACATGCCTATACACGCTCTGCTCCTGCTGCCGCGTGCCTGCACAGCTGTGCGCAATCATCAATCAACACACCTGCTACTGGTGACACCACTCGCCATAAAAGCCAACGTGTCCAGAGCTCAAGGTCTCTGGCTCCTCGCCTTGTTTTGCTCGCTCTCAGTGTCCTCCCGCCCTTGTGCTCATTTGTCCTTGTCGTTTCTCTTGTGTCCTCGGAAATCCCTCTGTCGCCTTGGAAGTGAGTTGTGCGCCTCATTTCCCTGGACCCCctctggactgcctccctcgatcctcgacccccgcttTGGACACGGACCTCTCAACGCCTCTCTCTCAAGCCCCACGGACCTCCCGCTTGTATTACAGAAATGTCCTACCAGCCTCACCCTCCTGGACTTGTCGCTGTAGAAGTCCCCTTCACGTTgggttcccctttggtccagtaTGACACTCGACACTCACACGTTGTGGAATTacacttttaattttttggtCTTCTTCTTCTCAGTCTCCGATGCTTTTCAGCAATCTGTTGTTGATGTGAATGTTGCGCATCCACTCTCCCTCCCCCTCATGGTCTCCGACtctgctaataaagagacaggtgattagataactcttTCCAGCTGTCGATGCTTCACGGCCGGCCTCTGCGCATGCCCTGCCCACAGgggacgcgtggaccacgccccttccacagtcgCCTTCTCATTCAACACGCACTTACAAAAACTCCTGGTAATATTCATTGTTCTGCAACATACACAGCAGCATACACACTCCACTGCATCATCAAGCTCACAAATAAACTGTTGAGCTTTACCTCTGCGGCTACGTTGTCTCCTTCCCCCGCTGTACACaacaaacaccatccctaccatcaagcatgatggtggtagtattgtgctctgggcctgttttgctgccaatgaaactggtgctttaaatgggacagtgaaaaaggaagattaccttcAAACTCTtccggacaacctaaaatcatcagcccggaggttgggtcttggggacACTTGGGTGACCCCAAACCAtacctgccaactctcctgaattttccgggagactttcaatgcctctcccgaaaacccccGGGACaacaattctcccaaatttctcccaatttccagccGGAAAACAATATTGCCTTAAAGTCACgcccccattgagaacatgtggacaatgctgaagaaacaagtccatgtcagaaaagttaagttaaagttaaagtaccaatgattgtcacacacacactaggtgtggtgaaatttgtcctctgcatttgacccatccccttgatcaccccctgggaagtgaggggaaccagcaaatgtagctaaactgcaccaattttctcaAGAGGAGTGGTCGAAAATTAAACCAAAAGCtcgccagaagcttgtggatggctaccaaaagcgccttattgcagtgacacttgccaagggacatgtaagcaaatatcaacattgctgtatgtatacttttgacccagcagatttggtcacattttcaggattCATGATTCAGGATTCAGGATTATTACTGTCCATtctttaacatgtacaagacatatAAGAACTTAAATTATATTTTCGGCACTATCCCAGGAcagccaacggatcagccacttacggcgctccttaaaaaaggtaggaAAAAGGTGGTATTGGGgaaggggggaagagtaaaaaatatcagtcaaaggctgcACCCTCGGGAGGGGGTTGGGTTGGCACCCTGGAGGCCAGCCTGTTGCTATAAAGCGCTACTTAGGTGTCcatcaccccgaaagggaaacaagcggtggtgaaggcgttgggtgggggtggggtgtgtgtttgtgtatatggcCATTCTCTTTGGGTGTAGCGGTGTTGTGTCCATAGACCCGGAACAATTCTGCATGCAATGCAAGCAAAGTTCGACTTTCAGGTGTCGTTGAGAGTATGCAGGTATGTTTTGAGAacaggccattcgagggagtgaAATCATAGATTAGGATTTGtatttttccgcgagcagacttTACAATGGCTTGAATGTCCATGTTGCCTCTCATATCCAATGTTTTCCCTTTCaacaagcttctccatgatgtgatccatcttgcgattcagttcagaaatcgccccagactgtgatcccacagcccgacccaaaccttccattgcgacaaacagcctttgggctccttgagtggctgccatcgtcttcggtagtgccataataaattcataaaagaagcaaacttccaacaaacatgtgctccaatcagtagatcacaaaaatataagagttgtagaaatgattggaaactcacgacagccatgacattatgttctttacaagtgtatgtacacttttgaccacaactatatatatacatatatatatatatatatatatatatatatatatatatattataaatctGTTAATCATATAACtgacacccaatgttattaaaacaagtgttgaatttgaatcgagaatccaaGAATGGAATGGACCTCATACTTGCATGATTTCTTCCTTCCAGGCTGAACCTGCCGCAGCAGAAACCGAAGCAGCGGTGTGTGCTGCTCCCACTCAACCACTTCCTGCGGCGTTAAGTCACACAAAGCTCATTTTATCGCTCCTTCACACGCAGGTGGACGCGTCGCCGGCTCAGCTAGCCACTGACGCTCCCGCTCCTGCTGGTACTGCTCCTGCTCCAGCTCAGATGGCTGGAGAAGCATCAGAGGAAGAGACAGAAGTGAGAAGTCATCCTGACATTTCGCCAGATGTAGTTATTATTGCTGTGTGGGCACTTTTTCTTGTCGCTGCCACAAAACAAAGGCTTTATGACTCCACAAATCAATAGAAATCTAAACTACAGATccaccgatatgttttttttagaGCTGATGCTGTATATTAGTGGTCAAGGATAGCGATAAACGATATTTGAAACCGGTATTCATTTGCAGTGGAAGGTATTTAAAGATGAATAGTACGCGAGTAAACAGGCTTCACGTTGTTTTTTAACGTTGCGTCGCTAATCTTGTGGTAATTTAGCACCACACACCTTTATTACGTGTGTCTCAGAGGAGCATCGACATttgcatttccatccatccatccatcttcttccacttatccgaggtgggaaagcccagactttcctctccccagcaacttctcCCAGCTCTTCCTGGgcgatcctgaggtgttcccaggccagccgggagacaaagtgtcctgggtcttcccaccATAAACATTACTTCTGACCGTATCTGATCATCTTCGAACCTCCAAcgttcgttcttgattaatgaaaataTTCTAGGCAAATGCTTTTGCTGtagtccgtcttgcgccggtacAAGAATTTCACCTGCAGCATCACaataatcatggctccagttcaagTAGAGCAAACCCAGCAACTTCTCCCAGCTCTTCCTGGgcgatcctgaggtgttcccaggccagccgggagacaaagtgtcctgggtcttcccaccATAAACATTATTTACGACAGTATCTGATCATCTTCGAACCTCCAACTTTCagtcttgattaatgaaaacattccaGGCAAATGCTTTTGCTGTAGTctgtcttgcgccggtccaagaatttcaccttcAGCgacacaatacgaatgcccccggcagtccctcttaatcatggctcaaGTTCAAGTAGAGCAAACCCACAAAATacaaccggagtcctattccttTTTTCCTGGCTgaggttcgattagtctttcacccctatacccaggtcgtatgaccgatttgcacgtcaggaccgctgtgGGCCTCCAACAGAGTTTCCTCTGCCTTTGCTCTGCCCAGGccgggcgtgccctaaacacctccccagagatcccgaggcgctccaaggccagccgggagacatagtctacccaacgtgtcctgggtcttcccacaATAAACATTGTTTATGTTTGGCACTACGatggtatctgatcgtcttcgaacctccgactttcgttcttgaatGATAAAAACATTCTAGGCAAATGCTTTctctctcgtccgtcttgcgccggtccgaGAATTTCACCTCTTGCGGCACAATACAAATTTCGGCAGTCCCACTTAATTATGGCTCCTGTTCAAGGATATCAAACCCACAAGATACAACCagagttgtattccttttttcaTAGCTGGGGTTCGATttgtctttcgcccctatacccaggtcgtacgaccgattgtGGGCCTCTGTGGGTCTCCACCAGAGTTTCCCCTGGCTTCGCCTTGCCCAGgcaggacgtgccctaaacacctccgtagagatcccgaggcgttcaaaggccagctgggagacatagtcttcccaacgtgtcttgggtcttccatgtggcttcctaccggttggacctgcgctaaacacctccctagggaggcgttcgggtagcatcctgaccagatgcccgaaccacctcatctggctcttctccatgtggaggagcagcggctttacttggaattcctcccggatgacagagcttttcaccctatctctaagggagagccccgccttttggcagaggaaactcatttgggccgcttgtacccgtgatcttgtccttcggtcgttacccaaagctcatgaccataggtgaggatgggaacgtagatcgaccggtaaattgagagctttgccttccggctcagctccttcttcaccacaaccgatcgatacagcgtacgcattactgaagaagccgcaccgatccgcctgtcgatctcaccatctactcttccctcactcgtgaacaagactctgaggtacttgaactcctcgacttggggcagggtttcctccccagcCCAGAAAAGGATGGagcccttttctgggcgagaatcatggactcggacatttgcattcaaaaattaaaataaaatattccggtaaaaatgttaaaaatatgggATTTTTCTACATTATAATACCTTGACATCTATTAAACCTTTTACAATTTTTGGGCCATCACAGAAGTATGCTAGCTTCATTTATaaaagcatgctaacgttaaaatactaacattttatgcgatatatttttttaagttccTGCATATAAACCGACATATCCTGGATt includes:
- the enam gene encoding enamelin isoform X2; amino-acid sequence: MERGVLVMILLAACSAAPVEQSPNQEVAAHAHEALRWMEMYRLYQQQGMVANPFLPAAAVPAEPAAAETEAAVDASPAQLATDAPAPAGTAPAPAQMAGEASEEETEEANPAPKSAAPLNSDEGEEAEETEVAEEEEGAVAGVPADPASAVHVPAEVNQDAGVDAPEAAAPPAAPVPK
- the enam gene encoding enamelin isoform X1; translated protein: MERGVLVMILLAACSAAPVEQSPNQEQVAAHAHEALRWMEMYRLYQQQGMVANPFLPAAAVPAEPAAAETEAAVDASPAQLATDAPAPAGTAPAPAQMAGEASEEETEEANPAPKSAAPLNSDEGEEAEETEVAEEEEGAVAGVPADPASAVHVPAEVNQDAGVDAPEAAAPPAAPVPK